A window of the Myxocyprinus asiaticus isolate MX2 ecotype Aquarium Trade chromosome 11, UBuf_Myxa_2, whole genome shotgun sequence genome harbors these coding sequences:
- the ubxn4 gene encoding UBX domain-containing protein 4 isoform X4 yields MRRSTVVLRFEWTHRVKRVCSFHRSIRCCASHPVSSSERTVFHWKSSQEVSRRRNSHAGSTESNRPVRQTGVGSRVVPGGGGGGAIHQLPGAVHQPEAFGERGEMHTQQIEGAVMDTERLTQTPVLTSDPQDTPSTTVTSANSGSTASKESLSVPMEEDGASGYVTAGVNDESVSSGDTPQPEEPLDARVERLTKKLEERRERMRKAEEENELKKELERRQLGKEMLDYKRKQEEEKTKRLLEERNREKAEEKAARERVKQQIALDRADRAARYAQTHQEAKVAQLAAGHARAAEQEAKRESAQRERSAVARIQFRLPDGSSFTNQFPSETLLQEARRFAAQEVGNRYGHFSLATMFPRREFSTEDLEKTLLELELAPSASIVLLPQQSNRPSNSVVHSSSSGGLWAILDSLLYPLLVVWRFISGFIFSTPPPAAAAARSHNQHTAHAYNATAEAQRDAVRKRVLEKRPEDFKKDGKIYRLRTQEDSEDDNNTWNGNSTQQM; encoded by the exons ATGCGGCGCTCAACAGTTGTGTTGCGATTCGAGTGGACGCACAGAG tgaAACGTGTGTGCAGTTTTCACAGATCT ATCCGGTGTTGTGCATCCCATCCTGTTTCTTCATCGGAGAGAACGGTATTCCACTGGAAGTCATCGCAGGAAGTGTCACGGCGGAGGAACTCGCACGCAGGTTCAACAGAGTCAAACAG ACCAGTGCGTCAGACAGGtgttgggagccgtgttgtcccaggtggtggagggggaggagctaTACATCAGctgcctggtgctgtacatcagccggaagctttcggcgagagaggcgag ATGCACACACAGCAGATTGAAGGTGCAGTGATGGACACAGAGAGACTCACTCAAACCCCTGTGCTGACCTCTGACCCACAGGACACTCCGAGCACGACGGTCACGTCTGCCAACAGTGGCTCCACAGCATCTAAAG AATCCCTCTCTGTGCCGATGGAGGAGGATGGAGCGTCTGGTTATGTGACTGCAGGTGTAAACGATGAAAGCGTCTCTTCAGGTGACACGCCGCAGCCAGAGGAGCCTTTAGACGCCCGGGTGGAGAG GTTAACAAAGAAACTGGAGGAGAGACGTGAGCGGATGAGGAAAGCAGAAGAGGAG AATGAGCTGAAAAAGGAGCTGGAGAGACGTCAGCTGGGAAAGGAGATGCTGGACTACAAGAGGAAACAAGAGGAGGAGAAAACCAAACGCCTGCTGGAAGAGAGAAACCGTGAGAAAGCTGAAGAGAAAGCGGCCAGAGAACGAGTCAAACAACAGATCGCTCTG GACCGCGCTGACAGAGCGGCACGTTACGCTCAGACTCATCAGGAAGCAAAAGTGGCGCAGTTAGCTGCAGGACACGCTCGAGCAGCCGAACAGGAAGCTAAGAGAGAGagcgcacagagagagagaag TGCTGTTGCCAGGATACAGTTTCGTCTTCCTGACGGCTCGTCCTTCACTAATCAGTTTCCATCAGAGACGCTGCTGCAGGAGGCCAGACGGTTTGCTGCTCAG GAAGTTGGAAACAGGTATGGTCATTTCTCTTTGGCCACTATGTTTCCCAGGAGAGAGTTCAGCACTGAAGACCTGGAGAAAACTCTTCTGGAGCTGGAGCTCGCACCCAGTGCCTCCATCGTACTGCTGCCG CAGCAGTCCAATCGTCCCTCCAACAGTGTGGTGCACTCGTCCTCCAGCGGGGGATTGTGGGCAATTCTGGACTCTTTACTATACCCACTGCTGGTCGTCTGGAGGTTCATCAGCGGCTTCATCTTCAGTACACCTCCTCCTGCAGCTGCAGCCGCTCGCAGCCACAACCAGCACACAGCTCACGCATACAACGCCACAGCAGAAGCACAGAG agaTGCAGTTCGTAAGAGGGTTCTCGAGAAAAGACCTGAAGACTTCAAAAAAGATGGTAAAATATACCGACTGCGTACTCAAGAAGACAGTGAAGACGATAACAACACCTGGAACGGCAACTCGACACAACAGATGTAG
- the LOC127448283 gene encoding uncharacterized protein LOC127448283 isoform X1, translating into MITIWVVIQFISECISYIRPFYSLTVSPDRKPTTISHKDDEEDSEISVLLITSQQSVDKETLQMYVEQFAEHFEMRKHENNSWTLKLYNQSDLQKILAQKEHEFGISLKVYKEGHLGQVDPHRFILTGFDGNTDCKIISVFIGSCSKTTEHTWEILDEDRIVVTFKRDIGGIRSFFLFSLYINYPMCDCWLTSVPSLRVLQLSMW; encoded by the exons ATGATCACAATATGGGTCGTGATCCAGTTCATTTCAGAATGCATATCATATATACGTCCTTTCTATTCTCTCACGGTCTCTCCAGACAGAAAACCTACAACTATAAGTCACAAAG ATGATGAAGAGGATTCTGAAATATCTGTTCTTCTAATTACCAGCCAACAGTCAGTTGATAAGGAAACTCTTCAAATGTATGTAGAGCAATTTGCAGAGCACTTCGAGAtgagaaaacatgaaaataacagCTGGACCCTGAAGCTTTACAACCAGTCAG ATTTACAGAAGATTCTTGCCCAGAAAGAGCATGAGTTTGGTATATCTTTAAAAGTGTATAAAGAAGGACATCTGGGACAGGTGGACCCTCATCGCTTCATCTTGACTGGCTTTGATGGAAACACAGATTGCAAGATCATTTCTGTGTTCATCGGCAGCTGTAGCAAGACAACAGAACATACATGGGAGATACTGGACGAAGACAGGATTGTTGTCACCTTCAAACGAGATATTGGTGGGATTAGAAGCTTTTTCCTCTTCTCTCTCTATATAAACTACCCTATGTGTGATTGTTGGCTGACCTCTGTCCCGAGTCTGAGGGTTCTGCAGTTGTCTATGTGGTGA
- the ubxn4 gene encoding UBX domain-containing protein 4 isoform X2, protein MRWFEGSIPRAIAAAKRLKCVFVVVITGDDDQSSQLMSSWRSDIVSNAALNSCVAIRVDAQSETCVQFSQIYPVLCIPSCFFIGENGIPLEVIAGSVTAEELARRFNRVKQTLSVQMHTQQIEGAVMDTERLTQTPVLTSDPQDTPSTTVTSANSGSTASKESLSVPMEEDGASGYVTAGVNDESVSSGDTPQPEEPLDARVERLTKKLEERRERMRKAEEENELKKELERRQLGKEMLDYKRKQEEEKTKRLLEERNREKAEEKAARERVKQQIALDRADRAARYAQTHQEAKVAQLAAGHARAAEQEAKRESAQRERSAVARIQFRLPDGSSFTNQFPSETLLQEARRFAAQEVGNRYGHFSLATMFPRREFSTEDLEKTLLELELAPSASIVLLPQSNRPSNSVVHSSSSGGLWAILDSLLYPLLVVWRFISGFIFSTPPPAAAAARSHNQHTAHAYNATAEAQRDAVRKRVLEKRPEDFKKDGKIYRLRTQEDSEDDNNTWNGNSTQQM, encoded by the exons ATGCGCTGGTTTgagggttcgattcccagggccATCGCGGCCGCTAAACGCctcaaatgtgtgtttgtggtggtGATTACAG GTGATGATGATCAGTCCAGTCAGTTGATGTCCAGTTGGAGGTCTGATATTGTGTCTAATGCGGCGCTCAACAGTTGTGTTGCGATTCGAGTGGACGCACAGAG tgaAACGTGTGTGCAGTTTTCACAGATCT ATCCGGTGTTGTGCATCCCATCCTGTTTCTTCATCGGAGAGAACGGTATTCCACTGGAAGTCATCGCAGGAAGTGTCACGGCGGAGGAACTCGCACGCAGGTTCAACAGAGTCAAACAG actctttCTGTACAGATGCACACACAGCAGATTGAAGGTGCAGTGATGGACACAGAGAGACTCACTCAAACCCCTGTGCTGACCTCTGACCCACAGGACACTCCGAGCACGACGGTCACGTCTGCCAACAGTGGCTCCACAGCATCTAAAG AATCCCTCTCTGTGCCGATGGAGGAGGATGGAGCGTCTGGTTATGTGACTGCAGGTGTAAACGATGAAAGCGTCTCTTCAGGTGACACGCCGCAGCCAGAGGAGCCTTTAGACGCCCGGGTGGAGAG GTTAACAAAGAAACTGGAGGAGAGACGTGAGCGGATGAGGAAAGCAGAAGAGGAG AATGAGCTGAAAAAGGAGCTGGAGAGACGTCAGCTGGGAAAGGAGATGCTGGACTACAAGAGGAAACAAGAGGAGGAGAAAACCAAACGCCTGCTGGAAGAGAGAAACCGTGAGAAAGCTGAAGAGAAAGCGGCCAGAGAACGAGTCAAACAACAGATCGCTCTG GACCGCGCTGACAGAGCGGCACGTTACGCTCAGACTCATCAGGAAGCAAAAGTGGCGCAGTTAGCTGCAGGACACGCTCGAGCAGCCGAACAGGAAGCTAAGAGAGAGagcgcacagagagagagaag TGCTGTTGCCAGGATACAGTTTCGTCTTCCTGACGGCTCGTCCTTCACTAATCAGTTTCCATCAGAGACGCTGCTGCAGGAGGCCAGACGGTTTGCTGCTCAG GAAGTTGGAAACAGGTATGGTCATTTCTCTTTGGCCACTATGTTTCCCAGGAGAGAGTTCAGCACTGAAGACCTGGAGAAAACTCTTCTGGAGCTGGAGCTCGCACCCAGTGCCTCCATCGTACTGCTGCCG CAGTCCAATCGTCCCTCCAACAGTGTGGTGCACTCGTCCTCCAGCGGGGGATTGTGGGCAATTCTGGACTCTTTACTATACCCACTGCTGGTCGTCTGGAGGTTCATCAGCGGCTTCATCTTCAGTACACCTCCTCCTGCAGCTGCAGCCGCTCGCAGCCACAACCAGCACACAGCTCACGCATACAACGCCACAGCAGAAGCACAGAG agaTGCAGTTCGTAAGAGGGTTCTCGAGAAAAGACCTGAAGACTTCAAAAAAGATGGTAAAATATACCGACTGCGTACTCAAGAAGACAGTGAAGACGATAACAACACCTGGAACGGCAACTCGACACAACAGATGTAG
- the nmi gene encoding N-myc-interactor: MSDSTEEPVFVDELNAALEELQRYKKLIVFADDERSRLLLEKLAADSEKKKAQTETESWINSEDKYTEQFQKDLEEIQEELKNLSGVNQDLKRESEDLQMKLQLKRTETDALQQRFKIKAEIPVKRVKFTHPVEDDSEDRDEHVESVFTITQRPSYLLKGGHALITFEKENVSEQILRLAKCSVSCDETKMDVKPYALTLEPSVKFEVHIKVSKKTIKFRNAPPILPEERMRDRLELSFSRASRGGGEVENVQYDKQNGTGHVTFLNTGVAENLALRGKFCVDTESDMLVDVLPLYQYQLKKFQTYSGVPNRTVLLGGIQDVMDEEDIQDHLEIHFQKPSNYGGEVENIKYVPTGKQLMAFFSEDNTDTDA, from the exons ATGTCTGACAGCACTGAAGAG CCTGTGTTTGTGGACGAGCTGAACGCTGCACTGGAGGAGTTACAGAGATACAAG AAGCTCATTGTGTTTGCAGATGATGAAAGGTCCAGATTACTGCTGGAGAAGCTTGCAGCAGATTCTGAGAAGAAAAAAGCCCAGACAGAAACCGAAAGTTGGATCAATTCTGAAGACAAATACACTGAACAGTTTCAGAAAGATCTGGAAGAAATCCAG GAAGAGCTGAAGAATCTGTCTGGAGTCAATCAGGATCTGAAGAGAGAATCTGAAGATCTTCAGATGAAGCTTCAACTCAAGAGGACTGAAACTGACGCTCTGCAACAGAGATTTAAG ATTAAAGCTGAAATCCCAGTGAAAAGAGTGAAGTTTACTCATCCTGTGGAAGATGACAGCGAGGACAGAGATGAACATGTGGAATCGGTGTTCACCATCACCCAGAGACCATCATATCTGCTGAAGGGCGGTCACGCTCTCATCACGTTTGAGAAGGAGAATG TGTCAGAGCAGATCCTCAGACTGGCGAAGTGTTCTGTGTCCTGTGACGAAACCAAGATGGATGTCAAACCGTACGCTTTAACTCTTGAGCCCTCAGTGAAATTTGAG GTTCATATTAAGGTATCAAAGAAGACTATTAAGTTCCGCAATGCTccgcccattttacctgaggagCGAATGAGAGACCGTCTGGAGCTGTCGTTCTCTCGAGCGAGTCGTGGAGGAGGAGAGGTGGAAAACGTGCAGTACGACAAGCAGAACGGCACGGGACACGTCACCTTCCTCAACACTGGAG TGGCAGAGAATTTGGCCCTCAGAGGAAAGTTCTGTGTGGATACGGAGAGTGACATGCTGGTGGATGTTCTTCCTCTGTATCAGTACCAACTCAAGAAATTTCAA ACATACTCGGGCGTCCCGAATCGCACCGTGCTGCTGGGAGGAATTCAGGATGTGATGGATGAAGAAGATATTCAGGACCATCTAGAAATCCACTTCCAGAAGCCCAGTAACTACGGCGGAGAAGTTGAGAACATAAAATACGTCCCAACTGGAAAACAGCTGATGGCGTTCTTCAGTGAGGACAACACTGATACTGATGCTTGA
- the LOC127448283 gene encoding uncharacterized protein LOC127448283 isoform X2, with translation MITIWVVIQFISECISYIRPFYSLTVSPDRKPTTISHKDDEEDSEISVLLITSQQSVDKETLQMYVEQFAEHFEMRKHENNSWTLKLYNQSDLQKILAQKEHEFGISLKVYKEGHLGQVDPHRFILTGFDGNTDCKIISVFIGSCSKTTEHTWEILDEDRIVVTFKRDIASRTTTFHLIKSYEYLITFLINPNRLWF, from the exons ATGATCACAATATGGGTCGTGATCCAGTTCATTTCAGAATGCATATCATATATACGTCCTTTCTATTCTCTCACGGTCTCTCCAGACAGAAAACCTACAACTATAAGTCACAAAG ATGATGAAGAGGATTCTGAAATATCTGTTCTTCTAATTACCAGCCAACAGTCAGTTGATAAGGAAACTCTTCAAATGTATGTAGAGCAATTTGCAGAGCACTTCGAGAtgagaaaacatgaaaataacagCTGGACCCTGAAGCTTTACAACCAGTCAG ATTTACAGAAGATTCTTGCCCAGAAAGAGCATGAGTTTGGTATATCTTTAAAAGTGTATAAAGAAGGACATCTGGGACAGGTGGACCCTCATCGCTTCATCTTGACTGGCTTTGATGGAAACACAGATTGCAAGATCATTTCTGTGTTCATCGGCAGCTGTAGCAAGACAACAGAACATACATGGGAGATACTGGACGAAGACAGGATTGTTGTCACCTTCAAACGAGATATTG catccaggaccacaACTTTCCATCTTATAAAGAGTTATGAGTATCTCATCACATTCCTCATCAATCCAAACAGACTCTGGTTCTGA
- the ubxn4 gene encoding UBX domain-containing protein 4 isoform X1, whose product MRWFEGSIPRAIAAAKRLKCVFVVVITGDDDQSSQLMSSWRSDIVSNAALNSCVAIRVDAQSETCVQFSQIYPVLCIPSCFFIGENGIPLEVIAGSVTAEELARRFNRVKQTLSVQMHTQQIEGAVMDTERLTQTPVLTSDPQDTPSTTVTSANSGSTASKESLSVPMEEDGASGYVTAGVNDESVSSGDTPQPEEPLDARVERLTKKLEERRERMRKAEEENELKKELERRQLGKEMLDYKRKQEEEKTKRLLEERNREKAEEKAARERVKQQIALDRADRAARYAQTHQEAKVAQLAAGHARAAEQEAKRESAQRERSAVARIQFRLPDGSSFTNQFPSETLLQEARRFAAQEVGNRYGHFSLATMFPRREFSTEDLEKTLLELELAPSASIVLLPQQSNRPSNSVVHSSSSGGLWAILDSLLYPLLVVWRFISGFIFSTPPPAAAAARSHNQHTAHAYNATAEAQRDAVRKRVLEKRPEDFKKDGKIYRLRTQEDSEDDNNTWNGNSTQQM is encoded by the exons ATGCGCTGGTTTgagggttcgattcccagggccATCGCGGCCGCTAAACGCctcaaatgtgtgtttgtggtggtGATTACAG GTGATGATGATCAGTCCAGTCAGTTGATGTCCAGTTGGAGGTCTGATATTGTGTCTAATGCGGCGCTCAACAGTTGTGTTGCGATTCGAGTGGACGCACAGAG tgaAACGTGTGTGCAGTTTTCACAGATCT ATCCGGTGTTGTGCATCCCATCCTGTTTCTTCATCGGAGAGAACGGTATTCCACTGGAAGTCATCGCAGGAAGTGTCACGGCGGAGGAACTCGCACGCAGGTTCAACAGAGTCAAACAG actctttCTGTACAGATGCACACACAGCAGATTGAAGGTGCAGTGATGGACACAGAGAGACTCACTCAAACCCCTGTGCTGACCTCTGACCCACAGGACACTCCGAGCACGACGGTCACGTCTGCCAACAGTGGCTCCACAGCATCTAAAG AATCCCTCTCTGTGCCGATGGAGGAGGATGGAGCGTCTGGTTATGTGACTGCAGGTGTAAACGATGAAAGCGTCTCTTCAGGTGACACGCCGCAGCCAGAGGAGCCTTTAGACGCCCGGGTGGAGAG GTTAACAAAGAAACTGGAGGAGAGACGTGAGCGGATGAGGAAAGCAGAAGAGGAG AATGAGCTGAAAAAGGAGCTGGAGAGACGTCAGCTGGGAAAGGAGATGCTGGACTACAAGAGGAAACAAGAGGAGGAGAAAACCAAACGCCTGCTGGAAGAGAGAAACCGTGAGAAAGCTGAAGAGAAAGCGGCCAGAGAACGAGTCAAACAACAGATCGCTCTG GACCGCGCTGACAGAGCGGCACGTTACGCTCAGACTCATCAGGAAGCAAAAGTGGCGCAGTTAGCTGCAGGACACGCTCGAGCAGCCGAACAGGAAGCTAAGAGAGAGagcgcacagagagagagaag TGCTGTTGCCAGGATACAGTTTCGTCTTCCTGACGGCTCGTCCTTCACTAATCAGTTTCCATCAGAGACGCTGCTGCAGGAGGCCAGACGGTTTGCTGCTCAG GAAGTTGGAAACAGGTATGGTCATTTCTCTTTGGCCACTATGTTTCCCAGGAGAGAGTTCAGCACTGAAGACCTGGAGAAAACTCTTCTGGAGCTGGAGCTCGCACCCAGTGCCTCCATCGTACTGCTGCCG CAGCAGTCCAATCGTCCCTCCAACAGTGTGGTGCACTCGTCCTCCAGCGGGGGATTGTGGGCAATTCTGGACTCTTTACTATACCCACTGCTGGTCGTCTGGAGGTTCATCAGCGGCTTCATCTTCAGTACACCTCCTCCTGCAGCTGCAGCCGCTCGCAGCCACAACCAGCACACAGCTCACGCATACAACGCCACAGCAGAAGCACAGAG agaTGCAGTTCGTAAGAGGGTTCTCGAGAAAAGACCTGAAGACTTCAAAAAAGATGGTAAAATATACCGACTGCGTACTCAAGAAGACAGTGAAGACGATAACAACACCTGGAACGGCAACTCGACACAACAGATGTAG
- the ubxn4 gene encoding UBX domain-containing protein 4 isoform X3, translating into MRWFEGSIPRAIAAAKRLKCVFVVVITGDDDQSSQLMSSWRSDIVSNAALNSCVAIRVDAQSETCVQFSQIYPVLCIPSCFFIGENGIPLEVIAGSVTAEELARRFNRVKQMHTQQIEGAVMDTERLTQTPVLTSDPQDTPSTTVTSANSGSTASKESLSVPMEEDGASGYVTAGVNDESVSSGDTPQPEEPLDARVERLTKKLEERRERMRKAEEENELKKELERRQLGKEMLDYKRKQEEEKTKRLLEERNREKAEEKAARERVKQQIALDRADRAARYAQTHQEAKVAQLAAGHARAAEQEAKRESAQRERSAVARIQFRLPDGSSFTNQFPSETLLQEARRFAAQEVGNRYGHFSLATMFPRREFSTEDLEKTLLELELAPSASIVLLPQQSNRPSNSVVHSSSSGGLWAILDSLLYPLLVVWRFISGFIFSTPPPAAAAARSHNQHTAHAYNATAEAQRDAVRKRVLEKRPEDFKKDGKIYRLRTQEDSEDDNNTWNGNSTQQM; encoded by the exons ATGCGCTGGTTTgagggttcgattcccagggccATCGCGGCCGCTAAACGCctcaaatgtgtgtttgtggtggtGATTACAG GTGATGATGATCAGTCCAGTCAGTTGATGTCCAGTTGGAGGTCTGATATTGTGTCTAATGCGGCGCTCAACAGTTGTGTTGCGATTCGAGTGGACGCACAGAG tgaAACGTGTGTGCAGTTTTCACAGATCT ATCCGGTGTTGTGCATCCCATCCTGTTTCTTCATCGGAGAGAACGGTATTCCACTGGAAGTCATCGCAGGAAGTGTCACGGCGGAGGAACTCGCACGCAGGTTCAACAGAGTCAAACAG ATGCACACACAGCAGATTGAAGGTGCAGTGATGGACACAGAGAGACTCACTCAAACCCCTGTGCTGACCTCTGACCCACAGGACACTCCGAGCACGACGGTCACGTCTGCCAACAGTGGCTCCACAGCATCTAAAG AATCCCTCTCTGTGCCGATGGAGGAGGATGGAGCGTCTGGTTATGTGACTGCAGGTGTAAACGATGAAAGCGTCTCTTCAGGTGACACGCCGCAGCCAGAGGAGCCTTTAGACGCCCGGGTGGAGAG GTTAACAAAGAAACTGGAGGAGAGACGTGAGCGGATGAGGAAAGCAGAAGAGGAG AATGAGCTGAAAAAGGAGCTGGAGAGACGTCAGCTGGGAAAGGAGATGCTGGACTACAAGAGGAAACAAGAGGAGGAGAAAACCAAACGCCTGCTGGAAGAGAGAAACCGTGAGAAAGCTGAAGAGAAAGCGGCCAGAGAACGAGTCAAACAACAGATCGCTCTG GACCGCGCTGACAGAGCGGCACGTTACGCTCAGACTCATCAGGAAGCAAAAGTGGCGCAGTTAGCTGCAGGACACGCTCGAGCAGCCGAACAGGAAGCTAAGAGAGAGagcgcacagagagagagaag TGCTGTTGCCAGGATACAGTTTCGTCTTCCTGACGGCTCGTCCTTCACTAATCAGTTTCCATCAGAGACGCTGCTGCAGGAGGCCAGACGGTTTGCTGCTCAG GAAGTTGGAAACAGGTATGGTCATTTCTCTTTGGCCACTATGTTTCCCAGGAGAGAGTTCAGCACTGAAGACCTGGAGAAAACTCTTCTGGAGCTGGAGCTCGCACCCAGTGCCTCCATCGTACTGCTGCCG CAGCAGTCCAATCGTCCCTCCAACAGTGTGGTGCACTCGTCCTCCAGCGGGGGATTGTGGGCAATTCTGGACTCTTTACTATACCCACTGCTGGTCGTCTGGAGGTTCATCAGCGGCTTCATCTTCAGTACACCTCCTCCTGCAGCTGCAGCCGCTCGCAGCCACAACCAGCACACAGCTCACGCATACAACGCCACAGCAGAAGCACAGAG agaTGCAGTTCGTAAGAGGGTTCTCGAGAAAAGACCTGAAGACTTCAAAAAAGATGGTAAAATATACCGACTGCGTACTCAAGAAGACAGTGAAGACGATAACAACACCTGGAACGGCAACTCGACACAACAGATGTAG
- the ubxn4 gene encoding UBX domain-containing protein 4 isoform X5, with translation MESEIRRRERPVRQTGVGSRVVPGGGGGGAIHQLPGAVHQPEAFGERGEMHTQQIEGAVMDTERLTQTPVLTSDPQDTPSTTVTSANSGSTASKESLSVPMEEDGASGYVTAGVNDESVSSGDTPQPEEPLDARVERLTKKLEERRERMRKAEEENELKKELERRQLGKEMLDYKRKQEEEKTKRLLEERNREKAEEKAARERVKQQIALDRADRAARYAQTHQEAKVAQLAAGHARAAEQEAKRESAQRERSAVARIQFRLPDGSSFTNQFPSETLLQEARRFAAQEVGNRYGHFSLATMFPRREFSTEDLEKTLLELELAPSASIVLLPQQSNRPSNSVVHSSSSGGLWAILDSLLYPLLVVWRFISGFIFSTPPPAAAAARSHNQHTAHAYNATAEAQRDAVRKRVLEKRPEDFKKDGKIYRLRTQEDSEDDNNTWNGNSTQQM, from the exons atggagagtgagatcaggagacgagaacg ACCAGTGCGTCAGACAGGtgttgggagccgtgttgtcccaggtggtggagggggaggagctaTACATCAGctgcctggtgctgtacatcagccggaagctttcggcgagagaggcgag ATGCACACACAGCAGATTGAAGGTGCAGTGATGGACACAGAGAGACTCACTCAAACCCCTGTGCTGACCTCTGACCCACAGGACACTCCGAGCACGACGGTCACGTCTGCCAACAGTGGCTCCACAGCATCTAAAG AATCCCTCTCTGTGCCGATGGAGGAGGATGGAGCGTCTGGTTATGTGACTGCAGGTGTAAACGATGAAAGCGTCTCTTCAGGTGACACGCCGCAGCCAGAGGAGCCTTTAGACGCCCGGGTGGAGAG GTTAACAAAGAAACTGGAGGAGAGACGTGAGCGGATGAGGAAAGCAGAAGAGGAG AATGAGCTGAAAAAGGAGCTGGAGAGACGTCAGCTGGGAAAGGAGATGCTGGACTACAAGAGGAAACAAGAGGAGGAGAAAACCAAACGCCTGCTGGAAGAGAGAAACCGTGAGAAAGCTGAAGAGAAAGCGGCCAGAGAACGAGTCAAACAACAGATCGCTCTG GACCGCGCTGACAGAGCGGCACGTTACGCTCAGACTCATCAGGAAGCAAAAGTGGCGCAGTTAGCTGCAGGACACGCTCGAGCAGCCGAACAGGAAGCTAAGAGAGAGagcgcacagagagagagaag TGCTGTTGCCAGGATACAGTTTCGTCTTCCTGACGGCTCGTCCTTCACTAATCAGTTTCCATCAGAGACGCTGCTGCAGGAGGCCAGACGGTTTGCTGCTCAG GAAGTTGGAAACAGGTATGGTCATTTCTCTTTGGCCACTATGTTTCCCAGGAGAGAGTTCAGCACTGAAGACCTGGAGAAAACTCTTCTGGAGCTGGAGCTCGCACCCAGTGCCTCCATCGTACTGCTGCCG CAGCAGTCCAATCGTCCCTCCAACAGTGTGGTGCACTCGTCCTCCAGCGGGGGATTGTGGGCAATTCTGGACTCTTTACTATACCCACTGCTGGTCGTCTGGAGGTTCATCAGCGGCTTCATCTTCAGTACACCTCCTCCTGCAGCTGCAGCCGCTCGCAGCCACAACCAGCACACAGCTCACGCATACAACGCCACAGCAGAAGCACAGAG agaTGCAGTTCGTAAGAGGGTTCTCGAGAAAAGACCTGAAGACTTCAAAAAAGATGGTAAAATATACCGACTGCGTACTCAAGAAGACAGTGAAGACGATAACAACACCTGGAACGGCAACTCGACACAACAGATGTAG